A region from the Benincasa hispida cultivar B227 chromosome 12, ASM972705v1, whole genome shotgun sequence genome encodes:
- the LOC120093040 gene encoding pentatricopeptide repeat-containing protein At2g36240 translates to MKKLPPILRKLQTPQSTSPSPLPDAILPPSPQTPVAPLLNIALSSPHHYTQLLHFLKTHLTLPITPNNLLHFLKSKLHFHPKFTHYDFHIFNWASTIDSFRHNHSTFVWMARTLVTTDRFIELKSLLNFLASSPCPCSDGIFSCPQTESIFQISISAYCRARKLDEAIFAFDSMRKLIDGKPSVVVYNVLINGFVKSGRFNKALGFYDRMLRDRVKPDVYTFNILISGYCRNSQFALALELFKEMREKGCSPNVISFNTLIKGFFREGKFEDGVALAYEMIELGCKFSSVTCEIVMDGLSREGKIGEACEILIDFSRKLVLPKDYDYFGVIEMLCGKGNAAKAMEVVYELWMEGNVPSFITSTTLIDGLRKEGRVNDAMNVTERMLKVGMVPDSVTLNFLLQDLCNVRKTVEANKLRLLASSKGFEPDNKTYYTLVSGYTMEGNKVEGQRLVEEMLDKDFIPDIATYNRLMDRLSNAYERSSYHHIHSSSKFVT, encoded by the coding sequence ATGAAAAAGCTCCCACCTATCCTGAGAAAGCTTCAAACCCCTCAATCAACATCCCCATCTCCATTGCCCGATGCAATTTTGCCCCCTTCTCCTCAAACCCCTGTGGCCCCGCTTCTGAATATCGCCCTTTCTTCTCCGCACCATTACACTCAACTCCTCCATTTCCTCAAAACCCACCTCACGCTTCCCATCACGCCTAATAATCTCCTCCATTTCCTCAAATCGAAGCTTCATTTTCACCCCAAATTCACTCACTATGACTTCCATATCTTCAATTGGGCTTCCACCATTGATTCCTTCCGCCACAATCACTCTACGTTTGTGTGGATGGCCAGGACCCTCGTGACCACAGATCGTTTCATTGAGCTCAAGTCCCTTCTTAATTTCTTGGCCTCCTCTCCTTGCCCCTGCTCCGATGGTATTTTTTCTTGCCCTCAAACAGAatccatttttcaaatttccatTAGTGCCTATTGTAGAGCTAGGAAATTGGATGAGGCTATTTTTGCTTTTGACTCCATGAGAAAATTGATTGATGGGAAGCCTAGTGTGGTGGTCTATAATGTTTTGATTAATGGGTTTGTGAAGTCTGGTAGATTTAACAAGGCTTTGGGGTTTTATGATAGGATGCTTCGCGATCGGGTTAAGCCTGATGTGTACACTTTTAACATTTTGATTAGCGGGTATTGTCGCAATTCACAGTTTGCACTGGCATTAGAGTTGTTTAAGGAGATGAGGGAAAAGGGCTGTAGCCCAAATGTGATAAGTTTCAATACACTGATTAAAGGATTCTTCAGGGAGGGAAAGTTTGAGGATGGCGTTGCCCTGGCTTATGAGATGATTGAGCTGGGATGCAAATTCTCTAGTGTCACCTGTGAAATTGTAATGGATGGGCTCAGTAGAGAAGGCAAAATTGGTGAGGCATGTgaaattttgattgatttttcgaGGAAGCTAGTATTGCCCAAGGATTATGATTACTTTGGAGTTATTGAAATGCTTTGTGGGAAAGGGAATGCAGCCAAAGCTATGGAAGTTGTGTACGAGCTGTGGATGGAAGGAAATGTTCCCAGCTTCATTACTTCCACCACTTTGATAGATGGACTGAGGAAAGAAGGGAGAGTGAATGATGCAATGAATGTAACAGAGAGGATGCTGAAAGTAGGTATGGTTCCTGACAGTGTAACTTTGAACTTTCTTCTCCAAGATCTATGCAATGTGAGGAAAACCGTGGAAGCTAATAAGTTGAGATTGTTGGCTTCAAGCAAGGGGTTCGAACCAGACAACAAAACATACTACACTTTAGTTTCTGGTTACACCATGGAAGGCAACAAGGTGGAAGGGCAAAGGCTTGTGGAGGAGATGTTGGATAAGGATTTTATACCTGATATTGCAACATATAACAGGTTAATGGATCGGTTGTCGAATGCGTATGAGAGAAGTTCATACCATCACATCCATTCAAGTTCAAAGTTTGTAACATAA